One Phoenix dactylifera cultivar Barhee BC4 chromosome 8, palm_55x_up_171113_PBpolish2nd_filt_p, whole genome shotgun sequence genomic window carries:
- the LOC103709729 gene encoding crocetin glucosyltransferase, chloroplastic-like, with amino-acid sequence MEEPTQQHFLLATYAGQGHINPALRLATQLARTIPGARVTFSTTVSGHRRMFPSAASDGEVSDGRLSYLPFSDGYDDGFKGGTTGLNDCMAQSKLHGSRNLSNLLGDLTASGRPVTCLIYTILLPWAADVAREHGIRSFLHWIQPAIVFAIYYHYFHGYEGLVASNRGDPLFEVEFPGLPPLRIRDLPSLLTISADDPLHSVFLIILREVFETVDREKTKSHKPRILLNTFDALESDALSAVDAMHLLPIGPSLPSPEETTSHGDIFQLDGKRYMEWLDSKPEKSVVYVSFGSLSVMRKQQLEEMLNGLEECGRPYLWVVRKDNREEGVELEKGEKGMVVEWCSQVKVLSHPSVGCFVTHCGWSSMLESLACGVPIVGAPQISDQGMNAKQAEEAWGTGVRAEANDEGVFEGAELRRCLEVVMGQGEKGAEMRRKAKMWRDRVQEAVASGGPSDRNLRAFVEEIGKGA; translated from the coding sequence ATGGAGGAACCAACCCAACAGCACTTTCTGCTGGCCACCTACGCGGGCCAAGGCCACATCAACCCCGCCCTCCGCCTCGCCACCCAACTCGCCCGCACGATCCCCGGCGCCCGCGTCACCTTCTCCACCACTGTCTCCGGCCACCGCCGCATGTTCCCGTCCGCCGCCTCCGACGGTGAAGTCTCAGACGGTCGCCTCTCCTACCTTCCCTTCTCCGACGGCTACGACGACGGCTTCAAGGGCGGCACAACCGGGCTCAACGATTGCATGGCCCAGTCCAAGCTCCACGGATCCCGTAACCTCTCCAACCTGCTCGGTGACCTCACCGCCAGCGGCCGGCCCGTCACGTGCCTCATCTACACCATCCTCTTACCGTGGGCCGCCGACGTGGCACGCGAGCACGGTATCCGGTCTTTCCTACACTGGATCCAGCCCGCCATCGTCTTCGCCATCTATTACCACTATTTCCACGGCTACGAAGGCCTCGTCGCCTCCAATCGTGGTGACCCACTATTCGAGGTGGAATTCCCGGGACTGCCCCCGCTCCGAATCCGGGACCTCCCGTCTCTCCTCACCATCTCCGCCGACGATCCCCTCCACTCGGTGTTCCTGATCATTTTGCGCGAGGTATTTGAGACGGTGGATCGCGAGAAGACCAAGTCCCACAAACCGAGGATTTTGTTGAACACTTTTGACGCATTGGAGTCTGATGCGCTCTCAGCTGTTGATGCGATGCACCTACTCCCAATAGGGCCGTCGCTGCCGTCTCCAGAAGAGACCACATCCCATGGTGATATTTTTCAGCTGGATGGGAAGAGGTACATGGAGTGGCTGGACTCCAAGCCGGAGAAGTCGGTGGTGTACGTGTCGTTCGGGAGCTTGTCCGTTATGAGAAAACAGCAGCTGGAAGAGATGTTGAACGGATTAGAGGAGTGCGGGCGGCCGTATCTTTGGGTGGTTCGGAAGGACAACCGAGAAGAAGGAGTCGAGTTGGAGAAAGGAGAGAAGGGGATGGTGGTGGAGTGGTGCTCTCAGGTGAAGGTGCTATCCCACCCTTCGGTCGGGTGTTTTGTGACGCACTGCGGGTGGAGCTCGATGCTGGAGAGCTTGGCGTGCGGCGTGCCGATCGTGGGAGCACCGCAGATCTCGGACCAAGGGATGAACGCGAAGCAGGCGGAGGAGGCGTGGGGGACGGGGGTGAGGGCTGAGGCGAACGACGAGGGAGTGTTTGAGGGGGCGGAGTTGCGGAGGTGTTTGGAAGTCGTCATGGGGCAAGGAGAGAAGGGGGCGGAGATGAGGAGGAAGGCAAAGATGTGGCGGGACAGGGTGCAAGAGGCCGTCGCCAGTGGAGGGCCGTCTGATCGGAATCTTCGGGCATTCGTGGAGGAGATTGGGAAGGGTGCGTGA
- the LOC103709730 gene encoding crocetin glucosyltransferase, chloroplastic-like, with product MERRQQHFLLVTYPAQGHVNPALHLAKRLARTTGSRVTFSTAISGHRRMFPSLAKPDEEVEDGLVSYIPYSDGYDDGYKATTDDVNTFMSKIKLAGSRTVSTLVQDLAARDRPVSCLIYTLLMAWAADVARDHGVPSALYWIQTATVFATYYHYFHGYDELITSHSHDPAFTVNLPGLLPLQIRDLPSFFTNTNPEDPYYSVLAGFRELFEKLDREEKTSSKPRILMNTFDALETDAIKAIDTMELIAIGPLVPFLSLDGTDSNGTTISDGDLFEADNKGYMEWLDSQPERSVVYVSFGSISLIKKQQLAEISWGLEESGRPFLWVVRKDNRGEGVELEDGENGMVVEWCSQVKVLSHPSVGCFVTHCGWNSTLESLACGVPTVGVPQWTDQATNARLAEAWGTGVRGELSKEGVLEGKELKRCVEVVMGEGERGMEIRRKAEIWRDRAREAVRERGSSEGNLRNFVDGIASDQ from the coding sequence ATGGAGCGACGGCAACAACATTTCCTTTTGGTGACTTACCCGGCCCAAGGCCACGTCAACCCGGCTCTCCACCTTGCCAAACGCCTCGCCCGCACCACCGGCAGCCGCGTCACCTTCTCCACCGCCATCTCCGGCCACCGCCGCATGTTCCCGTCCTTGGCCAAACCCGACGAGGAAGTAGAAGACGGCCTCGTCTCCTACATCCCCTACTCCGACGGCTACGACGACGGCTACAAAGCCACCACCGACGACGTCAATACGTTCATGTCCAAGATCAAGCTCGCCGGATCCAGAACTGTCTCCACCCTTGTCCAGGACCTCGCCGCACGTGACCGCCCCGTGTCTTGCTTAATCTACACCCTCCTCATGGCGTGGGCCGCGGATGTGGCACGTGATCATGGCGTCCCCTCTGCCCTCTACTGGATCCAGACTGCCACCGTCTTCGCCACCTACTACCACTACTTCCATGGCTACGATGAGCTCATCACCTCCCACAGTCACGACCCAGCGTTCACTGTGAATTTACCTGGGTTGCTACCGCTCCAAATTCGGGACCTCCCATCCTTCTTCACCAACACCAATCCCGAAGATCCCTACTATTCAGTCCTTGCTGGTTTTAGAGAGTTATTTGAAAAACTGGATCGGGAGGAGAAGACGAGCTCGAAGCCAAGAATTCTAATGAACACCTTTGACGCACTGGAGACTGATGCAATCAAGGCTATCGATACGATGGAACTCATCGCGATAGGGCCACTGGTCCCGTTCCTTTCGTTGGATGGCACGGATTCAAACGGCACCACCATCTCGGATGGCGATCTCTTCGAAGCGGATAACAAGGGATACATGGAGTGGCTCGACTCCCAGCCGGAGAGATCGGTCGTCTATGTGTCCTTTGGAAGCATTTCGCTGATAAAGAAGCAACAGTTGGCGGAGATCTCATGGGGGCTAGAGGAGAGCGGGAGGCCGTTCCTGTGGGTGGTGCGGAAGGACAACAGAGGGGAAGGGGTTGAGCTGGAGGACGGAGAGAATGGGATGGTGGTGGAGTGGTGCTCCCAGGTTAAGGTGCTGTCCCACCCCTCGGTCGGGTGCTTCGTGACCCACTGCGGATGGAACTCGACATTGGAGAGCTTGGCGTGCGGCGTGCCGACGGTTGGCGTGCCGCAATGGACTGACCAAGCGACGAATGCAAGACTGGCAGAGGCGTGGGGGACGGGGGTGAGGGGAGAGCTTAGCAAAGAAGGGGTGCTTGAAGGGAAGGAGTTGAAGAGGTGTGTGGAGGTGGTCatgggagagggggagagagggatggAGATCAGGAGAAAGGCAGAGATCTGGAGGGACAGAGCACGGGAGGCCGTCCGTGAAAGGGGATCATCTGAAGGGAATCTCAGGAATTTTGTGGACGGCATCGCAAGCGACCAATGA